The sequence GCACCACAGAAGCTGCCGAGTTTGCACAAGACTATAAAAAATTCAAGTCAGAAGGAATTGAGATAATCGGCATAAGTCCAGATGATGAGGAATCTCACAAAAAATTTGGTGAAAAAATGAAGGTCCCATTCATCCTACTTGCAGATACAGAAAAAGATGTAGCAAAAAAGTTTGGAGTATGGGGCAAGAAACAATTCATGGGTCGTGAATACATGGGCGTAAACAGAACTACCTTTTTGATAAATGAAAAAGGAAAAATCCTAAAGGTTTTTGAAAAAGTAAAACCAGCAGGTCACGCACAAGAAGTGCTAGATGCCTTTAAGGCTTGAATCCTGCTGGAAGTGTAGTTCTGAAAGTAGATTTTGGTTTAGGTGGCTCTGCAGCTGGCGGTGGAGCAGTTGTTGTACTGGTACTAGATGAAGCACCTGTAAACTGCTTGTCTGCTGGATGATATGATAATCTCTTTCTTGTTGCAAAATAC comes from Candidatus Nitrosotalea sinensis and encodes:
- the bcp gene encoding thioredoxin-dependent thiol peroxidase, with the protein product MLSEGDAVPDFELKNSEGKIVKKSDLKGKKYVVYFYPKDFTPGCTTEAAEFAQDYKKFKSEGIEIIGISPDDEESHKKFGEKMKVPFILLADTEKDVAKKFGVWGKKQFMGREYMGVNRTTFLINEKGKILKVFEKVKPAGHAQEVLDAFKA